One window from the genome of Archaeoglobus neptunius encodes:
- a CDS encoding DUF6345 domain-containing protein, with translation MAERKWDLNIVFQSCYVLEDLNWAAALKYSHMLLGFETVTYINPDLPERFFEYAVHKNWKIFDAYKKATIETFGSDVEASVYIDADKRSPVESWIRCSR, from the coding sequence ATGGCAGAAAGAAAATGGGATCTAAATATTGTTTTTCAGAGTTGTTATGTACTGGAAGATCTCAACTGGGCTGCAGCCTTAAAGTATTCCCACATGCTCCTGGGTTTCGAAACGGTAACGTATATCAACCCTGACCTTCCAGAGAGGTTTTTTGAGTATGCAGTACACAAAAACTGGAAGATCTTCGATGCTTACAAAAAGGCAACAATTGAAACATTCGGGAGTGATGTTGAAGCTTCAGTGTATATTGATGCAGATAAACGATCACCTGTGGAGTCATGGATTCGTTGCTCCAGATGA
- a CDS encoding CoB--CoM heterodisulfide reductase iron-sulfur subunit A family protein, translating into MKIGVYICHCGENISATVDVDELMEYAGKFEKVSVVRDHIFMCSELAQEMIRRDIKSGRVDRVVIAACTPRNHERFFRSTLESAGISRYMLEIANIREQCSWVHGDGTEKAKKILAAAIAKAENLAPLNDMKFDVEKSVLVIGGGVAGIVASLELAKIGYRVFLVEREASIGGKMMKFDRIFPMNDCSSCILYPLISEVSSHPLIELITYAEVEDVSGSVGSFEVRVRKKQTYVDWEKCIGCGACVDACPPRASKPDEFNEGLSRRKAMYIASPFAVPRKAVHDPEVCVNCGKKVFGTRRFLRGGKEYLTPCEKACPTGAINRSIKWDPEGETIELKVGAIIVAVGYRVMEKSNFKEYLPHSPNVITALQFERILSPTGPTEGKIRRPSDMKKPGTISFISCVGSRDERYHTYCSKVCCMYMLKQARLIKEREPDIDVYIHFIDVRAPGKELEEYYTYSRQLGIKIIRGKVGGIEELSDGRLRVMGFDADIGVPVEVEADLVVLATAIELDDDARALVKKLGISLDTSGFIREDHPKLRSVESWLSGIFIAGCCQGPKDISETVAQAKAAAAAAAGVISQDEIKTEPFLAVVNESLCSGCGICTSACPYDAVVVEDVARVDLRRCRGCGLCSASCPANAIDLSGFTREQLMSQVVRIS; encoded by the coding sequence ATGAAAATTGGTGTGTACATCTGTCACTGCGGAGAGAACATCTCAGCCACCGTAGATGTGGACGAACTTATGGAATACGCCGGAAAATTTGAAAAAGTTTCGGTGGTTCGCGACCACATCTTCATGTGTTCGGAACTCGCTCAGGAAATGATTCGGAGGGATATCAAGTCTGGAAGAGTGGATCGGGTCGTTATTGCCGCATGCACTCCCCGAAACCATGAAAGGTTTTTTCGATCAACGCTCGAAAGTGCGGGAATTTCCAGGTACATGCTTGAAATCGCAAACATAAGGGAGCAGTGTAGCTGGGTTCACGGTGATGGGACTGAGAAAGCTAAGAAAATTCTTGCCGCTGCAATTGCAAAGGCAGAAAATCTTGCGCCTCTGAATGACATGAAGTTTGACGTTGAAAAAAGCGTTCTTGTTATTGGTGGTGGAGTTGCCGGCATCGTTGCATCGCTGGAGCTGGCGAAAATTGGTTACAGGGTCTTTCTGGTTGAAAGAGAAGCATCTATAGGCGGAAAGATGATGAAATTTGACAGAATATTTCCAATGAACGATTGCTCTTCGTGCATTCTGTACCCTCTGATTTCCGAAGTTTCATCGCATCCCCTTATAGAACTAATAACGTATGCCGAGGTGGAGGATGTAAGCGGTTCCGTGGGAAGTTTCGAGGTAAGGGTCAGAAAAAAGCAGACGTATGTGGACTGGGAAAAGTGCATAGGATGTGGAGCTTGCGTTGATGCATGCCCTCCCAGAGCATCAAAGCCGGACGAGTTTAACGAGGGATTGAGCAGGAGAAAAGCAATGTACATCGCCTCTCCATTTGCCGTTCCAAGAAAGGCAGTCCACGATCCCGAAGTGTGTGTTAACTGTGGTAAAAAAGTTTTTGGAACCCGCAGATTTCTCAGAGGTGGAAAAGAGTATCTCACGCCATGCGAAAAGGCCTGTCCTACTGGTGCAATAAACAGGTCGATAAAGTGGGACCCTGAAGGTGAAACGATAGAGCTGAAGGTTGGTGCAATAATTGTTGCCGTTGGTTACAGGGTTATGGAGAAGTCTAACTTTAAGGAATACCTTCCCCACTCTCCCAACGTCATAACTGCCCTGCAGTTTGAGAGGATTTTATCTCCAACAGGTCCGACAGAAGGAAAGATTCGAAGACCTTCCGACATGAAAAAGCCCGGAACGATCTCCTTCATATCGTGTGTTGGCAGCAGGGATGAAAGATACCATACCTACTGCTCGAAGGTATGCTGCATGTACATGCTCAAACAGGCGAGATTGATCAAAGAGAGGGAGCCAGATATCGATGTTTACATACATTTTATAGATGTGAGGGCTCCGGGTAAAGAACTGGAGGAGTACTACACGTATTCCAGGCAGTTGGGTATAAAGATAATAAGGGGAAAGGTGGGGGGAATTGAAGAGCTGTCAGACGGAAGATTGAGGGTTATGGGGTTTGATGCAGACATAGGTGTGCCTGTGGAGGTAGAAGCTGACCTTGTTGTTCTGGCTACCGCCATAGAACTTGATGATGATGCCAGAGCACTCGTCAAAAAACTCGGAATTTCTCTGGACACTTCCGGATTTATAAGGGAGGATCATCCGAAGCTGAGGTCTGTGGAAAGCTGGCTGAGTGGCATCTTTATCGCTGGATGCTGTCAGGGTCCAAAAGATATTTCGGAAACCGTTGCTCAGGCTAAAGCTGCCGCTGCGGCTGCAGCAGGGGTAATCTCGCAGGATGAAATCAAAACAGAACCTTTCTTAGCGGTTGTGAATGAGTCTCTTTGCAGCGGATGCGGCATATGCACATCAGCCTGTCCGTATGATGCAGTAGTGGTTGAGGATGTGGCGAGAGTTGATTTAAGGAGATGCCGGGGATGCGGGTTGTGCTCAGCTTCATGTCCCGCAAATGCCATCGATCTGTCCGGGTTCACCCGGGAACAGTTAATGTCGCAGGTGGTGAGGATTTCATGA
- a CDS encoding cytochrome b/b6 domain-containing protein: MCKKCSTVKVERHSKFVRSCHWGIVVTGIVTGLTGLQLANLFGINFFDDAYALHIRMSFIFAGLWALFIYFSLLEEWKWLKPSRIPYSIKFVMEEAVAWVKGGHVDDPRAYDPRRKEYVEKIIPSQVLVWWTYLLLTAIIGLTGLAMLAPDTFKPVFGFASAIAPLFGTENAYAFVRAVHKFTMFLYATVMITHAYAATIFGTLSSMINGIRREKVVSESTGAGSGQPADG, from the coding sequence ATGTGCAAGAAATGCAGCACGGTAAAGGTGGAGAGGCATTCAAAGTTCGTCAGAAGCTGCCACTGGGGGATAGTGGTAACGGGAATCGTAACAGGCCTGACAGGATTGCAGTTGGCAAACCTGTTTGGCATCAACTTTTTTGACGATGCCTACGCTCTGCACATAAGAATGAGCTTCATCTTTGCTGGACTCTGGGCGCTGTTCATTTACTTCAGTCTTTTGGAGGAGTGGAAGTGGCTTAAACCGAGCAGAATACCGTACAGTATTAAATTCGTGATGGAAGAAGCTGTTGCGTGGGTGAAAGGAGGACATGTGGATGATCCAAGAGCGTACGACCCGAGAAGAAAAGAATACGTTGAAAAAATAATACCCAGTCAGGTTCTTGTGTGGTGGACGTACCTGTTGCTCACGGCAATCATTGGATTGACGGGCCTGGCAATGCTGGCACCCGACACATTCAAACCAGTATTCGGTTTTGCATCGGCGATAGCGCCACTGTTCGGAACGGAAAATGCCTACGCATTCGTAAGGGCGGTGCATAAATTTACGATGTTTCTGTATGCAACCGTAATGATAACCCATGCTTACGCAGCAACGATATTTGGAACGCTATCGTCAATGATCAATGGAATACGGAGGGAGAAGGTTGTCTCGGAGAGTACTGGTGCTGGGAGTGGGCAACCTGCTGATGGGTGA
- a CDS encoding winged helix-turn-helix domain-containing protein/riboflavin kinase, whose protein sequence is MLEVLKSLALMNASRKVVKVSSKELAERIGQSLQTAARKLKELEEEGLIDRTLTRDGQFVVITEKGKQVLYREYMDYRKIFEGEESIKIRGEVFSGVGEGRYYVSLEGYREQFKKKLGFDPYPGTLNLRIPKEEMYFRRRLDEENGILIEGFKTEDRTFGEVKAFRCRIDGVEGAVVIPKRTHYPSEILEVIAPTRLRDKLGIRDGDMVEVEVLL, encoded by the coding sequence ATGCTGGAGGTTCTCAAGTCCCTGGCCCTCATGAACGCATCGAGGAAGGTTGTAAAGGTGAGTTCGAAAGAGCTTGCTGAGAGGATCGGTCAGAGTTTGCAAACGGCGGCGAGAAAACTCAAGGAACTGGAGGAGGAGGGTTTGATAGATCGCACCCTGACCAGAGATGGACAGTTCGTTGTGATAACTGAGAAGGGGAAGCAGGTTTTGTACAGGGAGTATATGGATTACAGGAAGATTTTTGAAGGAGAGGAGAGCATAAAGATCAGAGGGGAGGTTTTCAGCGGTGTTGGTGAGGGAAGATACTACGTTTCTCTTGAGGGATATAGAGAGCAGTTTAAGAAAAAACTCGGCTTCGATCCGTACCCCGGAACTCTCAATCTCAGAATACCGAAAGAGGAGATGTACTTCCGCAGGAGGCTTGATGAGGAGAATGGAATACTGATTGAGGGTTTCAAAACGGAAGACAGGACATTCGGCGAGGTTAAGGCCTTCAGGTGCAGGATCGATGGCGTGGAGGGGGCGGTTGTAATTCCGAAGAGGACGCACTACCCGTCGGAAATTCTTGAAGTAATTGCTCCCACGAGGTTGAGAGATAAGCTGGGGATAAGAGATGGAGATATGGTGGAGGTGGAGGTGCTGTTATGA
- a CDS encoding nickel-dependent hydrogenase large subunit, with translation MSKVVIDPVTRIEGHLRVEMATRKIETSTGKWDIVDKAYCSGTLFRGWETILRGRDPRDAWIITQRICGVCPAPHGETSIQAIEAAYGVTPTPTAILMRNILHGAYYIYDHIIHTYILVGPELGVVAKYPPMVPPALGKDGVAKLGLGSSYVQALEIQRKANEIVALWGGKFPHHQSEYPGGMAVKPTDDRIASTMARMFEIWRWVAEVMVGDFRNLLEANKKVGEAVSSLLDLKFRGLQDIGASTGYFLSYGLFPDHENYDDWLSLLDSPGRRKSAVIYAGAWDGSAKPFDLSKIAEYVKYSWYDNESGLNPKDEDAPKPNKNKAGAYSWLKAPRYEGKVYEVGPLARMLNTFGTRWKIPIRNPVTGEDRGYFEYTVQNPKGSVVDRVAARVALTIITAQKMFEWLLALKEYRNEKVTNYKSNPKEGEGFGLWEAPRGALLHYINIRDHKIANYQCVVPSTWNLSPRDDFNQPGPVETALTGTWLPNATVPEVCDLIYPDADVDLSPFGLSKVTWGKALAAALTPLGLAELNVERVNGTIYNTSLALLVVRSFDPCIACAVHVVR, from the coding sequence ATGAGCAAAGTGGTGATTGATCCTGTAACGAGAATTGAGGGACATCTGAGAGTTGAGATGGCCACCAGGAAAATTGAAACGTCAACCGGAAAGTGGGATATAGTTGATAAAGCGTACTGCAGTGGAACGCTATTTAGAGGGTGGGAGACAATTTTGAGAGGAAGGGATCCGAGAGATGCCTGGATTATCACCCAGAGAATATGCGGAGTTTGCCCTGCACCACACGGGGAGACATCCATTCAGGCAATAGAGGCTGCTTATGGTGTCACCCCCACTCCGACGGCGATTCTTATGAGAAACATTCTGCACGGAGCATACTACATTTACGATCACATTATCCACACGTACATACTTGTAGGTCCTGAGCTTGGCGTTGTTGCCAAGTATCCACCGATGGTACCCCCGGCACTCGGTAAGGACGGGGTTGCGAAGCTCGGTCTTGGATCGAGTTATGTGCAGGCCCTTGAAATTCAGAGAAAGGCCAACGAAATCGTCGCATTATGGGGTGGGAAGTTCCCGCACCACCAGAGCGAGTATCCCGGTGGAATGGCCGTAAAGCCGACAGATGACAGGATAGCATCAACAATGGCAAGAATGTTTGAGATATGGAGATGGGTTGCAGAGGTGATGGTGGGAGATTTCAGGAATCTGCTGGAGGCCAACAAAAAGGTTGGGGAAGCCGTAAGCTCTCTTCTTGACCTAAAGTTCAGAGGATTACAGGATATTGGTGCATCCACCGGATATTTCCTGAGCTATGGTCTGTTTCCGGATCATGAGAACTACGATGACTGGTTATCACTGCTCGACAGTCCGGGAAGGAGGAAAAGTGCGGTGATATATGCCGGAGCATGGGATGGAAGTGCAAAACCGTTTGACCTGTCCAAAATTGCAGAATACGTGAAATACTCCTGGTACGACAACGAGAGCGGACTGAACCCGAAGGATGAAGATGCACCAAAGCCGAACAAGAACAAAGCCGGAGCGTATTCATGGCTAAAAGCTCCGAGATACGAGGGGAAGGTTTACGAAGTTGGACCACTGGCAAGAATGCTGAATACTTTCGGTACTAGATGGAAGATACCCATAAGAAATCCGGTCACGGGTGAGGACCGCGGCTATTTCGAGTACACCGTCCAGAATCCGAAAGGGTCTGTTGTGGACAGAGTGGCTGCGAGAGTTGCCCTCACAATCATCACAGCTCAGAAAATGTTTGAATGGTTGCTTGCCCTTAAGGAATACAGAAATGAAAAGGTAACAAACTACAAGAGCAATCCAAAAGAAGGAGAAGGATTCGGTCTGTGGGAGGCTCCGAGAGGCGCATTGCTTCACTACATCAACATCAGGGATCACAAGATTGCAAACTATCAGTGCGTAGTGCCGAGCACGTGGAATCTCAGCCCGAGAGATGATTTCAATCAGCCCGGCCCTGTGGAGACCGCCCTTACTGGAACATGGTTGCCGAATGCAACGGTTCCGGAAGTGTGTGATCTTATATACCCCGATGCAGATGTTGATCTCTCTCCTTTCGGACTTTCGAAGGTAACATGGGGTAAGGCCCTTGCTGCAGCTCTCACTCCACTCGGTCTGGCAGAACTGAATGTCGAGAGAGTGAATGGGACAATATACAATACATCTCTCGCTCTGCTTGTCGTCAGAAGCTTTGATCCCTGCATTGCGTGTGCTGTACATGTGGTGAGGTAA
- the ribB gene encoding 3,4-dihydroxy-2-butanone-4-phosphate synthase, whose translation MILDFDESLKAFRRGSPVLIYDFEDREGETDIAIPAIHVGPDEVAMMRIDGGGLICVAIHPVAAEKLGLPFMHDVLRVASEKMPEIKRVADADDIRYDSRSSFSLWVNHRDTFTGITDVDRSLTIRRVGEVVDEVMMGRKVDFGSEFRSPGHVALLRAADNLTYERVGQTELSVALAEMAGISPAVAICEMLDAETGRALTKEKAMEYAEERGIPFIDGKTIVERYRKFREVEVSLFI comes from the coding sequence ATGATACTGGATTTTGATGAGTCTCTGAAGGCATTCAGAAGGGGCTCTCCAGTTCTGATATATGACTTCGAAGATAGAGAGGGTGAGACCGACATCGCCATACCAGCGATTCATGTTGGCCCTGATGAGGTTGCAATGATGAGAATCGACGGCGGTGGACTGATTTGCGTTGCAATTCACCCTGTTGCAGCGGAAAAACTCGGTCTTCCTTTCATGCACGATGTTCTGAGAGTTGCGAGTGAAAAGATGCCCGAAATAAAGAGGGTGGCAGATGCGGATGACATCCGGTACGATTCGAGGAGTTCGTTTTCTCTCTGGGTAAACCACAGAGACACTTTTACCGGTATCACCGACGTTGACAGGTCCTTGACGATAAGAAGGGTTGGTGAAGTTGTTGATGAGGTTATGATGGGTAGGAAGGTTGATTTTGGCAGCGAGTTCAGAAGCCCCGGGCATGTTGCTCTGCTGAGAGCGGCGGACAATCTGACCTATGAAAGGGTTGGGCAGACGGAACTGAGCGTCGCTCTTGCAGAGATGGCCGGAATTTCTCCAGCAGTGGCGATATGTGAGATGCTGGATGCTGAAACTGGCAGGGCGCTTACAAAAGAAAAGGCCATGGAGTATGCTGAGGAGAGAGGGATACCGTTTATAGATGGAAAAACGATAGTGGAAAGATATAGAAAATTCAGAGAGGTAGAGGTCAGCCTGTTCATCTAA
- a CDS encoding hydrogenase maturation protease, whose amino-acid sequence MLGVGNLLMGDDGIGIRVVRELMNRRLPKGVDIVEGGTLSFQLVNFFSEYDLVIVVDAVNFGGRPGRIYKLTLDDVPVKITGSVHDVDVFTACKVLRMACELPPVIIIGVEVKRIQEFAELSPELALVVRKVVKKILRMITPSSGRRGRIRRRRVRRLTQSPT is encoded by the coding sequence GTGCTGGGAGTGGGCAACCTGCTGATGGGTGATGACGGCATAGGTATAAGGGTCGTCAGAGAGCTGATGAATCGCAGATTGCCGAAAGGCGTGGATATCGTTGAGGGAGGCACTTTAAGCTTCCAGCTTGTCAATTTTTTCAGCGAATACGACCTTGTAATCGTCGTGGATGCTGTTAACTTTGGAGGCAGACCGGGTAGAATATACAAACTCACTCTGGATGACGTTCCTGTAAAAATCACAGGGTCTGTACACGATGTTGATGTTTTCACAGCCTGTAAGGTCCTCAGAATGGCCTGCGAACTTCCACCTGTAATCATTATTGGAGTCGAGGTAAAGAGAATTCAGGAGTTTGCGGAACTCTCCCCCGAGTTAGCCCTGGTGGTGAGGAAGGTTGTTAAAAAAATTCTGAGGATGATCACTCCCTCATCAGGTAGAAGAGGGAGGATCCGTAGAAGGCGAGTCCGACGATTAACGCAATCTCCCACATGA
- a CDS encoding hydrogenase small subunit — MLPSLTRRNFMKLVAALGASTFLSVYKADIVKALSAEKDYWHICWLNGAACTGCTISFAQASNPDIVQILTEITVGTSGLPIALPDYMETIHPASGSLAESLKERWKEGSKGKRILIVEGAVQDPGFCVIAGKDFRDHVREAAEVADAIVAVGQCATYGGIPAARPNPTNAMGLSEFLKEEGVDKPVINLPLCPANGEHIVVVLSGVIMGVVPELDEYGRPKPLFGTNMHEELCPYRPYYDRGIFIEEPGNGEGCRYKIGCKGPVTYTDCPSRRWNGRVSYCVEAGAPCIGCSEPGWPDKFSPFYRELSSLPTVFGIDPATFGGGIFAATAAGIGVHAIRRKLRGDSDEQSGD, encoded by the coding sequence ATGTTGCCGAGTTTAACAAGAAGGAATTTTATGAAACTCGTTGCTGCTCTCGGTGCATCTACTTTTCTGAGCGTTTACAAGGCAGATATTGTAAAGGCATTGAGTGCAGAAAAGGATTACTGGCACATATGCTGGCTAAATGGCGCAGCCTGTACAGGATGCACGATTTCTTTTGCTCAGGCATCGAATCCTGATATCGTTCAAATCCTGACGGAGATCACAGTGGGCACGTCTGGATTGCCGATAGCACTGCCGGATTACATGGAAACAATACATCCCGCATCCGGCAGTCTGGCAGAGAGTTTAAAGGAGAGGTGGAAAGAGGGAAGCAAAGGGAAGAGGATACTGATTGTCGAAGGGGCAGTTCAGGATCCTGGATTCTGCGTAATTGCAGGAAAGGACTTTAGAGATCATGTGAGAGAAGCAGCAGAGGTTGCAGATGCGATTGTTGCTGTTGGACAGTGTGCCACTTACGGAGGAATTCCTGCAGCGAGGCCAAACCCAACAAACGCCATGGGACTCTCTGAATTCCTAAAAGAGGAGGGTGTGGACAAGCCTGTAATCAATCTCCCGCTCTGTCCGGCAAACGGTGAACACATCGTTGTTGTTCTCTCGGGCGTAATCATGGGCGTTGTACCCGAACTTGATGAATATGGCCGACCCAAACCGCTGTTCGGTACAAACATGCATGAGGAACTCTGTCCGTACAGACCATACTACGACAGAGGAATTTTCATAGAGGAACCCGGAAACGGGGAGGGTTGCAGGTATAAAATCGGCTGTAAGGGGCCAGTTACATACACAGACTGTCCGTCGAGAAGGTGGAACGGCAGAGTCAGTTACTGTGTTGAAGCTGGTGCACCCTGCATTGGATGTTCAGAGCCGGGATGGCCGGATAAGTTTTCTCCGTTCTACAGAGAACTTTCATCACTGCCAACGGTGTTCGGAATAGACCCTGCAACTTTTGGTGGTGGAATTTTCGCCGCAACCGCTGCAGGCATAGGTGTGCATGCCATTAGGAGAAAACTCAGAGGTGATTCCGATGAGCAAAGTGGTGATTGA
- a CDS encoding MoaD family protein: protein MKVRIELYATLREKYGKSVEIECDGTLRGAFLAASKKLGEEFLREIFDEDGNFRGDRIITVNGRNIKDEMIEKLPENARISVFPPVAGGG, encoded by the coding sequence GTGAAAGTGAGGATCGAGCTGTACGCAACCCTCAGAGAGAAATACGGAAAGTCAGTAGAAATCGAGTGTGACGGCACTCTGAGAGGAGCTTTTCTTGCCGCATCGAAAAAGCTGGGCGAGGAATTCCTGAGAGAGATCTTTGACGAGGATGGCAACTTCAGAGGGGACAGGATAATAACGGTAAACGGCAGAAACATAAAGGATGAGATGATAGAAAAACTACCTGAAAATGCAAGAATATCGGTTTTTCCACCAGTTGCAGGTGGAGGATGA
- a CDS encoding radical SAM/SPASM domain-containing protein, with the protein MKKIQIEPTTFCNLNCEYCHRRSIPAVDMQTEVFEKINGVAKEYVIYGYGEPFLFPEFERMVESLNGRIIISTNGMFDLDGVMEIADMVGVSVDLDDRFRRGLTVETAMKNLQKLGEKGIAEIVVTANNLKGLPDFFERIACHGSGLIATNVIAPDPVIYEDVVYFEGSRRNVELVMDMDEKILVEAIRDCSKGGGRALSRYRNLLDRVYSEGYSINLLGIFSSGDRIERAFEAEEVFDRMRDIAKEYGVMFSPPEFFGNSKSRKCPYEGSIFVRADGIVSSCMSFAYAHQEFVNGHYKVIEPFSIGDLKIQDIDEIEENLEQFDSIREKMENFPWCADCPYVEGCWFAEKNVDCYANKPSCSECLYSSRIARCLLGD; encoded by the coding sequence ATGAAGAAGATACAGATAGAACCCACAACTTTCTGCAATCTGAACTGCGAATACTGCCACCGCAGGTCTATACCAGCGGTAGATATGCAGACAGAGGTTTTCGAAAAGATCAACGGAGTGGCAAAGGAGTATGTGATTTACGGGTATGGGGAACCCTTCCTTTTTCCCGAGTTTGAGAGAATGGTTGAATCGCTGAACGGGCGTATAATAATCAGCACCAACGGTATGTTCGATCTCGATGGTGTTATGGAGATCGCCGACATGGTGGGGGTTTCTGTCGATCTTGACGATCGTTTTAGAAGGGGACTGACGGTTGAAACAGCAATGAAAAATCTGCAAAAACTCGGAGAAAAGGGTATTGCAGAGATCGTTGTTACTGCAAACAACCTCAAAGGCCTCCCGGATTTTTTTGAAAGGATTGCCTGCCACGGTTCGGGTTTAATCGCAACGAATGTGATTGCTCCCGATCCCGTGATTTACGAGGATGTTGTTTACTTCGAAGGTAGCAGGAGAAATGTGGAGCTTGTAATGGATATGGACGAGAAAATCCTCGTTGAGGCAATAAGGGACTGCTCAAAAGGTGGTGGGAGGGCTTTATCAAGATATCGCAACCTGCTGGATCGGGTTTACTCTGAAGGATATTCGATCAACCTTCTCGGTATTTTCAGCTCAGGAGACAGGATTGAGAGGGCATTTGAGGCAGAAGAGGTGTTTGACAGAATGAGGGATATCGCAAAGGAATATGGCGTCATGTTTTCCCCACCCGAATTTTTCGGCAATTCAAAGTCAAGAAAGTGTCCCTACGAGGGCTCAATATTCGTAAGGGCTGATGGTATCGTCTCGAGTTGCATGAGTTTTGCATATGCTCATCAGGAGTTCGTAAACGGACATTACAAGGTAATTGAGCCTTTCAGCATTGGGGACTTGAAGATTCAGGATATCGATGAAATAGAAGAAAATCTTGAACAGTTTGATTCAATAAGGGAGAAGATGGAAAACTTTCCATGGTGCGCCGATTGTCCATATGTTGAGGGTTGCTGGTTCGCCGAGAAAAACGTTGACTGCTATGCCAACAAACCCTCATGCAGTGAATGTCTGTACAGCAGTCGCATTGCAAGATGTCTGCTGGGTGATTAG
- a CDS encoding two-component system regulatory protein YycI — protein MKREFVLLLILVTALSAVFLRMHASGNSVILSPVGEIELKTALPESPAEVNLYRVVGDESIEGIGNSSPDYGRIRYNLPSEEDAVRFAMKALEKYGGLPEDAVLSKVQIEYAEVINTDTGKIADRKPTLIRVTFKRYVDGMPVIGPGGKIVVYIGDNGEIVDLTKIWRKLEYAGKAKIIPAKEAFDRLVKGEVVMKPMGKLKLKITDVELGYFAAGFGKRQEYYTPVWIFHCKDHLGKNVTLAVKAIGEDF, from the coding sequence ATGAAAAGAGAATTCGTCCTTCTGCTGATTCTGGTGACTGCACTGTCTGCAGTTTTTCTGAGAATGCATGCTTCCGGTAACTCTGTCATTCTCAGTCCAGTTGGCGAAATAGAGCTTAAAACAGCGCTGCCAGAATCCCCAGCAGAGGTAAATCTCTACAGGGTGGTTGGCGATGAGAGCATTGAAGGGATTGGAAACAGCTCTCCGGACTACGGCAGAATCAGGTACAATCTGCCGTCGGAGGAGGATGCCGTCAGGTTTGCGATGAAAGCTTTGGAGAAATATGGAGGTTTGCCGGAAGACGCCGTGCTATCGAAAGTTCAAATCGAATACGCTGAAGTTATCAACACAGATACGGGAAAGATCGCTGACAGGAAACCGACTCTCATAAGGGTTACTTTCAAAAGATACGTTGATGGAATGCCCGTCATCGGTCCGGGAGGAAAGATAGTTGTTTATATCGGTGATAACGGCGAAATCGTTGACCTCACCAAAATCTGGAGGAAGTTGGAGTATGCCGGAAAAGCGAAGATAATTCCGGCTAAGGAAGCTTTCGATAGGCTGGTAAAGGGAGAAGTCGTGATGAAACCGATGGGTAAGCTGAAACTGAAAATCACGGATGTTGAACTTGGATATTTTGCCGCCGGTTTCGGCAAGAGGCAGGAGTACTACACTCCCGTCTGGATTTTCCACTGCAAAGATCATCTTGGAAAAAATGTGACCCTTGCTGTTAAGGCCATCGGGGAAGACTTTTAA
- a CDS encoding helix-turn-helix domain-containing protein, which produces MKFESDEVKLIFKERAVEILMTIYSENLAGKDVYIQYIASRVNSPHSYVWLLVKKFEEAGLVDCEIEGRTKIIRLTDKGSKVVEHILEIAKELTK; this is translated from the coding sequence ATGAAATTTGAGAGTGATGAGGTCAAGCTCATTTTCAAGGAGAGAGCGGTTGAAATCCTGATGACGATTTATTCAGAAAATCTTGCAGGAAAGGACGTTTACATTCAATATATAGCGAGCAGAGTAAACAGCCCACATAGCTATGTATGGTTATTGGTTAAGAAATTTGAGGAGGCTGGACTGGTGGATTGCGAAATTGAAGGTAGAACCAAAATTATAAGACTTACGGATAAAGGATCGAAAGTTGTCGAGCACATACTGGAGATTGCAAAAGAATTAACAAAATAA